The genomic window GTCTCACTAAGGaatacttttatttgtatttttatacattGTTTTCCCACTAAGTCACACTGAGAGCACAACAAAAATGTTCTGAATACCAACCGAAGCCACATCCGCTTGCTGTTCATCGTGAGCATTCATCGTGAACTTTTTGAATGACTACCTCGGTAAGCACGTCTGCCGGCCACCCTGGTCTCTCCTTATCAAAAACGGATGATCGTttgcgtttaaattcgttgaaccaatatctaactagCGAAGTAttcccatagacagcatccaactttgcttttatcaccTCGTATTTTTTCCCACGTAAACTCTTTATTTCTCGTTTTAATTCGCACTTACCGACAAAGTCCCGCGTGCTTATCGGGCACTTCGCCATTGCACACTGTATCCACCAGCCCGGTGGGGGTCTCCTTCTGCAAGGCAATCGGACAACGCGCCGATTTCGGCGTAGATGTTGATGCGTCCTCCGCATCTGCATTAGGCAGCTCTATAGGGTCTTCATCGTAgggtatattattttgtttgagTAACATCTGCAGTTGTATTGGCAACTTGTCGCGCAAATAGAAGAGACAATTGCGCGGATGATGCGCATGCAAGCCCAACTTGGCACAGTAGGAAGAGATTGTGCATTTAGCGCCCATCATAAATGGCTTGCCACAACCATAACAAAATTCATACTTGCATTGAGTGCAAGTGAAATGCATGCAGCCGCCCCTgaaagtaaacaaaacaaataaaaaacgttaATAAATTTGCTATTCCCTAGGCGATGCAATACACAACCAACCTGGCTAGCGAGTATCTGAATTTGCATTTTGGACAATCTATGCCGTTCTGCGCCAAATGCTCTTGTACACCTTGTGCTTGCACTTCGGGATCGTTCGCTTCCTTCCATTCTTTGAATTGTTCGCACGAAATGCCCTCATGCTGTTTCTCCCACTAAGGGCAAAGTGAAGAAGATAGGAAGAGTGAAGAAGAGTGGAAGTGGGCAAAATATACACAAGTTAATGTATGTAAGGAAGGAAATTTATCTGCTCACACTTACCGCCTTTCTGCACTGCGCGCACGTCACCGAACCGCAATCTGGACAAATGAGTCGCTTCTGCTTGGGCCTCGCAAAAAATCCAGATGAGCATTGAATGCACCATTTGAAGTTGGGATCTTGCAGTAGTGTGCGATCTCGGAGCTTACGTTGGAACAGTTCGTGCACTTCGGCATCCAGAATGTTCTTGAGGAAAATGTCtaaatttgagaaatattccAAATTCTCATCCTCATGCTCGTTATGCCCATGCAATTCGGGCAGCTTACAGAATGGGCAAGTGCAGTCGTTAATGCTGCGATCGGTGATCTATTTGGAAGATGAAAGTGGATGTGATTACAAGTAGTTTAAAAAAGTGTTCACCTCACAAGTATCCTCGCTCACCTGCACAGTGAAATAAGTTTTGGCGCACTGTTTGCAACATTTATGCGTACATTTGAGCATTGAAACAATCTGATTCATCGGATATATGCCCATGCAGAGTTCGCAGTCCTGTTGCAACATAGAAATGGCTTGATCGAGATCACTGCACTCCTTGGCCGCCCAGATTGAGACATCCTGTTGGAAACGCATGTTAACCAATGTGGCAGCTATTTGTGCCTCAGCTACACTTGCGACTAGTTTTTCATCGACAAATTTACGCACTAGAACCTGCAAATAGAAAGATTCATAAAATTCTCTGTCCACACTTGCAAGTTACTACAGTTACTAGTTACTAACCTCTGTTGGCACTACTTCTAGTTCTTGTACGCTAGGGTATGCCCGAAATACTGGTACACTCTGCTTACGCTGACGTATTTCCAGCGGCTCCGGTTCCTCTTCACTCGCCGTTGTCTCATAGTCATCATCTGAAAAGCATGTCTCGTGATATTTCTTCTTGGGTATGCGCGCATGGGTGCGGAAAATGCTAGCTGCGGCAATAGTTTTAGAGCCACTGGCACTCGCTGAAGTGCTTGGCATATATTTAGTAATGGCTTCGACTATTGATTCTTTACGTACTATAGTTGGTGGATTTTTGGGTGGTTCATAGCGGGTAGTCAATTGGTTTTGACGTTTGAGAAACTCTTGTTGTATCGCCTTGACCGAAGAAATGCCGATAGGACCTGGTGGACCGGAAAATGATTTTGAACGTAGGGGCACCTTTTTCGGTGTTTGCTTTGGTATTTTACTTTCCTTGGGTTTTGCCTGCTCAGCCATTGACTTAGCGCTGGGGATGGCACTCTTTTGTAAACCTACTTTGTTGTTGCGTGTGATACTCATTGTACTTCGCAGGGAATTTGAAGTGGACGCTTCGCTGGCGTCGGTTCTAATCTGTGGAATCTTGCTCACTGCACCGCCTTTAGAGCTTACGGCAGTTTTAGGCTCAGCTGCACTGCTGGCATGCTCGTTTTCGGTGCGGCTTAAGCTGTTTTGGCTTTTAGTATCAATAGTTTTCTCCACTACTGTGGGCTCTACGTTGCTCTGCGTTGCCATTGCTTGGGTATCAGCATGCTGATATACCTCCTGATGATCAGAACTTTGCCTTTCGCTACTCTCCTCTTGCACTTGCTCGTTTCGCATAGCTGCGTCTATTTGACTCTCATTTCCCGATGTCTTTAATTTTATCTCTGCCCGCTTATCGTTCGATAATACTGTTTCTACCGGCAATTCGGGTGTTTGGTTCTCTACCTCGATTTCCATAGCCTCAGATTCTATTAGGTTAGCATAAGTTGTGGATTCATTTGCATTAGTAAGAGAATCAGGCTCAACTGTTGAAGCAAGCTTAGTCAATAAAGCAGTGGGAACTGCATGATGTGGGTCAGTAGCGTTTGGGGTGTCGTAAGTTATGACGATTTCGGTATTAGTTGATGGGGGAATGATTGTAACTTGTTTATCGTCATCTTCGGTACTAGCACTACcggtttcgtgttttatttcttGTTCAGCAGTATCAGCCGTTTCAGCTTGGTGTTCCCTTGCGCTCTCATCTGTACTATGCTTATCAGCGTTAGCTCCTTCAACTTTTACTTCATCAGCGTCATCTTCGTCATCCAAACCGTCCTCGTCCTCTTCATCAAAGTAGTCTTCATCTTTAAAATCATCCTCGGTTAGCGCATCTTCATCATAATCCGTTTCTTCCTCTTCAAATGATTCTTCCCAATCGCCCTCCTCGCCCTCGTCCTCATCATATTCGTCTTCGTCTGTGTACTCATCCGTATACTCTTCTTCGGTAGATTCAAAATCCTCAATATTTATCTCGTCCTTCATTTGCTTAATCAAACGCTGTGTGTCTTCAACGAGCTCGGAGAGATTTTGTTTTGATGCATCTGGCGAAAGCACAAACTCCACTGCTGTTGTCTGCCTTGACTTCTTAGCTAAGTTTGCGTCTATTGCAGTATCGCTTGTGGATTGCTGTATGGGTGGTTGTGATTCTTTGCCTATCACTGGAATTACCTCATTCTCAGAAGTCACAGAACGCGCTTGCCCGCGACTTGAAAATTCACTCTCAATGCTATAGAGTTCGTCATCGGATGTCTCATTATCGTCGTCGCCGTTTTCACGCTTAGACACAGATCTTTCATTCTTGTCGAATTCTTCGTCTGCCGAAAGCTCAGCAGCATCTTGAAACTCCTCTGAGCTGTGTTTCTCCGAATCGTTTTTGATTTGAGCCACTTCTTGGGATGCGATTTGTGTAGAAGGTTCGTTCACAGCAGGATATGCTGTTTCTTCTGTGTTGTTTACTGTTAGAATTGCTTGTTCAGATGAATTTGGAGTAGATGTTTCTTCCAAAGCTTGACGTATATCTTCAGAAGATCTGGTTTCTACTTGGATTGTTTCTTTAGATTTGGTTATGGTTGGACGAGCTGTTTCCCCAGTGCTGATATCTGGTTGAGTAGTCTCCTCAGATGCCAAGGGTAACATGGTTTCTTCAACGTGTTGCCGACTTGAATCTTCAGAGCTGGTGTCTGCTCTAACAGTGGCTTCAATTTCCGCGGGAAAAGGTTGTTCTTCAACGAGTTGTCCACTTGGATCTTCAGAGCTGGTGCCTGCTTTCACTGTAGCGTCAGCCTCCGCTGGTAAAAGTTGTCCTTGAACGGGTTTTCCACTTGAATCTTCAGAACTGATGTGAATTTTAATTGTTGCTTCATTCGCAGCTGGTAAAGGTTGTTCTGCAAAGAGATTTCCACTTGGATCTTCAGAACTGGTGTGAACTTTAGTTGTGGTTACCGTCTCTGTTGGTAAAGGTTGTTCTTCAACGAGTTGCCCACTTTGATCTTCAGAGCTGATGTGAACTTTAGTTGTGGCTTCCGTCTCCTCTGGTAAAGACTGCTCTTCAACGAGTTGCGCATTTTGAACTTTAGAGCTGGGGCCTGCTGTGATTTCAATTTGCGCAGATATAGTTTGTGTCCCAACGGGCTGCTGATTAAGATCTCCGGAGCTAATATCTGCTTTAGCGGTTGTCTGTATTATCGCTGGTAAAACTTGTTCTCCAATGTGTTGCTGTTCTTGCACAGAGCTGGTATTTGTTTTGACCGAAATCTCATACTTCATTTGTATTTGTGGTTCCTCTTCAGTTTGACGAGTTTGAGAATTGGAGCTTGTTTTTCTCGTAGTTGAGTCTTCAGACTGTGTGGATTCCAATTCCACCAGAACTTGGCGTTCGATCGAGCTGGGCTCAGCTTGAGTAGTGCTTACAGCTTCTTCGCTCATGAATTCGCTTGTGGGTTCACTAGTTTGTTCCATGCTTTCATGCAAACTTTCTAAATTCACTTGCCTCCGGTTTTCTGTTACTGACACGGATTCATCTACCTGCCTATCTGGCTGACTTAAAGAGTCAACCGGTCGTTCTAATGTAACTCGATCAGTGTTAGTTGCTTGGAcctcatttttatttgttagtttGGCTTCAACAACAGTTAGTTGACTAGGTTTTTTTGATCTTTGCTCACCAGAAATTCGACTACCGCTTCGACGTACAGGAATTCGAGATACTCTCGGTTGTCTGTCCTTTAGATTTGGTGCTTCTTGATTTGGTTTAGTGTTATCTGTAGAAGACGCTTCATGTGGAGTTTTAGCATCCAATGCGTGTTCTGCAAGTAGATCTTCTGACGAAGCGGCATCTTCATTCTCAGCTTTCTGTTGCAAGTTTTCATCATTGGGCGGTGTAGCTTCTTGTTGTTTATTTGAGCTTTTTGTTATGTGCCGATCTTTAGCGTCCGTTCTGCGCATATCCCCACCTACCTTTAATTCGGGGCCATTTACATTCTTTGGCAACTGGCTCTTTCTTTGACGTCTCTgcattttttcgtttcttttgaGCTTTGAGGTATCAGTAAAACTTACAGCTGCTGGTGTATCAGCTTCTTCAAGCACTTGGGGGACCACTGTAGTAGAAGTAGTTGCTTCATTGCTCTCGTTGGACAATGCAGCTGCTACATTTACTAGAGTTTCTTGTGAGGCTCTATTAGACCTTGACGGCTGCTCTTCGTTGAAGGCATTACTTTCTTCGGTCTGTGGCACTTTACGTTGTTCATTAGCATTTGCTATTGAAATTTCCGGAGAATTGTCGGTCACTTTCTCTGCGCTCTTCCTCGCTTCTTCGTTCTGTTCATTCGGAAtctcaattttattattaccatCGTTTACGACAGTGCCATTCGTGACTTGTTCAGTTAACTGCTCATTTTCCTGTTCGTCATGACGTTCTGTCTCTTCAGTTTCCGAAGTAATCTGACTCTTATGAGCTGCACTGGCTCCCATAGCCTGCGTGTCAGAGAGTTCTTCCGCTAAATCTTCTCTCTCATTTTCACTCTTCACTTTGCTATCTTCTGTTAGATTCTCGCCTTCAATCTCTGGTATGGAAAACTCTGCAGCATCTTCTTTCTCGGCACTTAGTTTTTCTTCTTCTGGTGCcgtatacattttatatatcGTCCGCTCTGCCTCATCGCATGAATCAAAATCGAATTCTTCTTCGTGTTCTCTATCCAATGCACGATCGAATTCCATACGGAAATTCGCTATTTCTGCCGCATACACGAACTCGGGTGGCACTAATTCGCGTATGGAAGCCTCTTTTATGTTAGGTCCTATAACCTCCTCCAATATGAACTCTTCGGCATCAATAGGTGGCGGTTCTGGTGGCTGCAGTTTTTGATCTATCATTATTTCACCAGCAGTATTTGCCTCCTGCGCATCATCGGCCATAAGTTCCATCTCGACCTGCTGCACCAAGTTCGGTACTATTTCCTGTATATGTTGCCAAACGAAGTTCTTCACATCCAATTGACTTTGACTCCTACTATTTGCATTGGAAAGCGTGCGCTTCGCGTATTGCGTTGCTATTGGACTCTTCATTAGTATTCTCATCATTTCGGGGTCATTCTCATGCTCTACCTCCCTTTTACCTAAACTATCGCCCAACATTGTCTCCATCGTTTTGAGCATTGGTTCGTTTTCTTTAGCCTGATTTTGTTCGATATTCCCAATAAGGGTCTCAAGATCTTTTAACATATTTCGATTATTAAATGCGGGATCGTCTAGATGAAATGAGCTTGATGATGCCTCTCTACTGTACGGGCTGTAACGGTAGATGCCATCGAACATGGGATTACGATATTCATTAGTAGATTGTTCATGCAACGGCGAGGGATGATCGGTTATGAAAGCTGCACCAGCTGCATTTGGTGTTTGCAAGCATTCCGAAGCGTTTGCGCTGAGAAAATCATGAATTTCTACAGTGAGGATagagaaacagaaaaaaaaaaacgaacaaaaataGAAGGAAAGAGTTGGTGTAGATAAGTGATGACTGTGTAAGGTTTTGCGACAGAGTGTCTCACTACTAACCTGGTTGAATGGTGTGCTCAATTGGGCTTGCTGGCGGAAAAATAGCGCCACTCTCATTCTCAACACCGGCTGGTGAGCCACGTATGCGCATTAGGAAAGGTTTCAGCTGTGTGCGTCCCAAGTCCAACAGTGCCAAGTCGGCATTGCCTTGATGTATGGTGAGTGCAGTTACTATATCTTCTCGCGAGAAGTTTCCCTTGCTTGAGATGTCACGATATTTCCTTTGCCGCTGTTCAATACATTCTGACACAGCTTGCCATATATTGCCGCCATGTTGACGCAGCGCTTCCCTTGCCTCTATCTGTGATATTGTACCGATAATATTTTCTGCACGCTCTTGCCCATATTTCGTCGAAAGACTCTGGACAGTCTGTATGAGTTTGTGCCAATTTTCACGTAACCATTGTATTGGATGCGTGGATGTGCCGCAGTATTTGAGTGCAGCATGCAGCTCTTCGGGTGTGAACTTATAGAGTTCGGCCTCCTGGAAATGAGAAAAGATTTAAGGAGGgacttaaaaattattcgaatttgcGTACCTTCAGTAGAATATATAGTTCGGTTTCAGGTTCTTTATGTCTGGGTTCGTAGTGCGGCATATCTGGGGGAAGGATGCTCAACGGTGAGTGGGCATCTCGATGAAGCtgtaattgttattgttattgtatattTGTACAAAGTGTGCTAAAGTTATGAGTTAGGTGTGTTGTTCTTTATAGTTATGACGTGTATGAGCAGCCTTGCTTAGCTTGCCGTTCATCGTTCATCGAATCGACTTTTCTAGTCGAtacagaacaaaacaaaaaaaaaaaaaaactaaaaaaaggagTCTTTGGTTTTAAGGACTTCGAGCTTTTGTGTATCCATATCTTCGAACATCGAATTCGTCATGTGCATAATCTTCACAAATCCACTTAAATTTTGGGAGACAAGGTTTTTACGGTGGTCtggcttataaaatatttaatttgagtgCACATATTTTGCCTTCTTTTAAGTCTTTCCTAATCGTAGGTTTTCAGAGTCGCATGCCTTGAAGATTTATACGCAAATGCTCACAGCCTGCTCGTCTTATATCTAAAGTCAGCCGTGCTTGCTTCATCCCACTACACTTCCGGTAAAACAGGTTTTCGTAACATTTTATCTGCACTTCGAAGACCGCAGAAATCAATACGCTTATACATTTGTAAGGTAATATTCAAATGAACACCACAGAGGGGAGTAGAAGATTAGCAATACTGAGTCTTCCACCAAACCCTATTAAGCCACTACCGAATGGGAACTGAGTTTCGAAAGATCGGGAGTGAAATTCATTTCGGATTGGatgtatattttaaatcatATTTGGGACAAATACGTTTGGTTAGTCCCTAGTTTGACCACCCTGCAGATTGAAGTATCTTTCCTGGCTCACTGGACATGGAATCTATTCCTTACTTGAGGCCTTTTAGATGGGCCATCTATGGTTAGCCTAGTTTTTGAGTATGTTTCAGTGAGGCTTTCTTTAGTAAATATTGCGAACGATTTTTATTGCGCAGTACACTTCTTCTTCAGGCTGAACAAGCAGCAATCCGGATGTGCGTTAAACTTTCTTAGTTACAATTTCAAGCTACCATCGCACGCAGATGGTTTTCTGGGAATTTCTTCATTGGCCAGATATGCGCTCGAAGGTATCTCATAGCTTGTCGAGGAACGACTGTTATTAGGAAAAAAATCTATTGTATCATTTGACTCGTAATGTCCCCTTCTGTACCGAGACCAACCGAACACAGCCTAATCGGCTATCGCACCTTCAAAAGCGATAGTCATCGGCTTGGGAGTTGAAAAAAATACTAGGCTGCTTTATCTTGGAGCTGTGATTTCAGTTTGTGGTTCCACATATATGTCTATATTCTACTTATACTAAGAGAGGACTTGGGTTGTTGCACCTACAAATGCATGTATAGAATTCCCTGTGGTAGGTACGAGCGAGAAAATAACCTCTTGAACTTTTTTGGTCCTCTGCTCTATGAATTCAGTTCTTGGGGCTTTAAGCTAGATACTGAACTGAAGTCCTTTAAATATAGAGCAATAGGATTCAAGAGGTCCTTTAAAACGTAGTGTGAACTACTAtgaactactactactactaaatATCATAGTGAACTTCACAAGACCAACTATTGTATTATCAATTGGAAGAGGAAAAGCTGCTTTGCACTAATTTTGCTTTAATGCACAGCTCATCCCAAAAAGTCGCTTAGAGGAGTAGAAAGCAACGTACCTCTTTCAAACCCCGAGTAACTACTATGAAGGCTTAGGATCTAGTTTGATTTTTCTTGCTCTAGTGCATATCCGTAGAGTTTGTCTATTTTGGTCTGTGCTCAATACTATTAAGATGACTTTGGAGCTTGTATGCGACTATTTTTGGGAGTATCTCTACCCTCATACGACAACGCCGATTACAGGAAAAAGGAGACagtgaaaaaaagtttgcagGTATTTGGAAAATTCACTTTTCTTCATGAAAGTGCGGTTTTTTAAAAACTTCCTCCCTGCCACTCATTCTAAACTTATCCCTGTGGATACCTTTTTTTCTATCCTCCATCGAGAATTAGTTTGTCAATACAAAACAACACAAACCTGTGAATTTTCGCTATAAAAGATACCACCTCCTCCTGTTGCCACAGTCTCTGCTACACTTGGCTCCGGTTGACGTAATGGTAGCGTATCATAGgtctaaataaaaacaacaataaagttttAACCATCTAACGTGAGTGAGCGAGTTGCCTACTTGAGTGGAAATGCTCTGTGGTGGCGGTGATGTGCCCGTTTCTTTGACActtctttgtaatttttgtgcATCCTTCGCTTTGGGCACCTCTCTGATGGGTGAAGTGCCACAACTAGTCGAGACTTTTGTGCTCTTCTTAGACTTTTCAGCTTTTCGCATTATCTCATTAGCCGTGGCTTGTATGTTATCATCCAAAGCGGCCCATACTTCTTCCACGGATTCTGTAAGATTACATAAAGTTTTCTGAGTTAGGCGGATGGGAGCCGAATGGGACGGATGCTAGTGTTTGTATGCGTAAGGGGGGTAAAACATAGAGTTAGAAGAAAACAACAGCTTTTGGTTGGAACAATAATCGTAAGCACAGTAGAAGAATATTTATtgaaacgtttttttatttctttttataaaaaagttagtgtgttttacaaaaaatgtaagaattgTGCAAAAATAGTACCGAAAACTaggataacaa from Anastrepha ludens isolate Willacy chromosome 5, idAnaLude1.1, whole genome shotgun sequence includes these protein-coding regions:
- the LOC128865314 gene encoding E3 ubiquitin-protein ligase lubel isoform X4, which codes for MATHTNANTFSTKLHRNVLTMPKWVTETHDRVGPKPPPPPSPTTPDSGVKLPVLPPKSKNLPEPDYEVIEFSGQQYSNEVLKAGSRSKTPSTPDAKLKCTLCGSHNPWVTCEECAQQIFCASCDDMFHKHPKRRAHVRKAVEQTRPPLPPKILPGQNGPTPPVAPPRRKGRGFATPLLQRKEQVDMNTLPIPPSPTPSLRSTSWQDRVSSLKSGLNLMNRPLPDTPKTPTSEHTSSRSVTPKSVFDSIQRPPSVTLEKIKSKASATLDRMTLLQQRYRQHKADSQRSNNDCSGSVTDQNLSFDQWSNISPSPSHFRSGSMSSGINSSHFDLTDDTHFHNMFNQRQMHPSTAQQQRANGQLGTRGMSTSVFNLSHINRRAPEPQNTWMNNPMQQAQSMAHLNCATCASPQTNAWHAHTQRHMPMANVQTDGWGNQFPSQQQLNRSNLSLNVGAGYMMPHHHGASGMMAPPPVFMNQTGMMTGMYPYPYHGGMPVMNPGIMGMPPPTRSRATSRAGSRAASPAMSRKSMPVRRKQRTTSYVEDELTDDEDSDQDDRRSIISNRSGMTNTLRARQRRISSASQLLDDESETNQRQTRGKLRDARDRRGSIAKSVQSDWLPSRRPTVNHSSSSNRQNEPGFVNTNKPTRIYSDLDSESSGTRALVQAKIQEKLEKSTKRSSSKEKIAEAARQKPNKVSTEVQAGGSRTIAKSASATAVKAEENQAPVKQNTGKYESVQIKANKKEASEDDEEEEEEEEVEESGSEETESEQEEEEQVAEVSTQLEEGNASQAVDASEANEDDLGPPPSTPDHEWECEFCTYVNEPNVKICLICCKTPSHGARKTSTTTAPTPSVSEEQPTKVSAATSLSPERASVDKEKRTSSTERTKDKPKDKVKEKPKDKVTSTSTSTSTGTTAIPKRKTGVAQSIISNLTNGMSKLKITSSEHNSGATTLTKKKESVEEVWAALDDNIQATANEIMRKAEKSKKSTKVSTSCGTSPIREVPKAKDAQKLQRSVKETGTSPPPQSISTQTYDTLPLRQPEPSVAETVATGGGGIFYSENSQLHRDAHSPLSILPPDMPHYEPRHKEPETELYILLKEAELYKFTPEELHAALKYCGTSTHPIQWLRENWHKLIQTVQSLSTKYGQERAENIIGTISQIEAREALRQHGGNIWQAVSECIEQRQRKYRDISSKGNFSREDIVTALTIHQGNADLALLDLGRTQLKPFLMRIRGSPAGVENESGAIFPPASPIEHTIQPEIHDFLSANASECLQTPNAAGAAFITDHPSPLHEQSTNEYRNPMFDGIYRYSPYSREASSSSFHLDDPAFNNRNMLKDLETLIGNIEQNQAKENEPMLKTMETMLGDSLGKREVEHENDPEMMRILMKSPIATQYAKRTLSNANSRSQSQLDVKNFVWQHIQEIVPNLVQQVEMELMADDAQEANTAGEIMIDQKLQPPEPPPIDAEEFILEEVIGPNIKEASIRELVPPEFVYAAEIANFRMEFDRALDREHEEEFDFDSCDEAERTIYKMYTAPEEEKLSAEKEDAAEFSIPEIEGENLTEDSKVKSENEREDLAEELSDTQAMGASAAHKSQITSETEETERHDEQENEQLTEQVTNGTVVNDGNNKIEIPNEQNEEARKSAEKVTDNSPEISIANANEQRKVPQTEESNAFNEEQPSRSNRASQETLVNVAAALSNESNEATTSTTVVPQVLEEADTPAAVSFTDTSKLKRNEKMQRRQRKSQLPKNVNGPELKVGGDMRRTDAKDRHITKSSNKQQEATPPNDENLQQKAENEDAASSEDLLAEHALDAKTPHEASSTDNTKPNQEAPNLKDRQPRVSRIPVRRSGSRISESEAMEIEVENQTPELPVETVLSNDKRAEIKLKTSGNESQIDAAMRNEQVQEESSERQSSDHQEVYQHADTQAMATQSNVEPTVVEKTIDTKSQNSLSRTENEHASSAAEPKTAVSSKGGAVSKIPQIRTDASEASTSNSLRSTMSITRNNKVGLQKSAIPSAKSMAEQAKPKESKIPKQTPKKVPLRSKSFSGPPGPIGISSVKAIQQEFLKRQNQLTTRYEPPKNPPTIVRKESIVEAITKYMPSTSASASGSKTIAAASIFRTHARIPKKKYHETCFSDDDYETTASEEEPEPLEIRQRKQSVPVFRAYPSVQELEVVPTEVLVRKFVDEKLVASVAEAQIAATLVNMRFQQDVSIWAAKECSDLDQAISMLQQDCELCMGIYPMNQIVSMLKCTHKCCKQCAKTYFTVQITDRSINDCTCPFCKLPELHGHNEHEDENLEYFSNLDIFLKNILDAEVHELFQRKLRDRTLLQDPNFKWCIQCSSGFFARPKQKRLICPDCGSVTCAQCRKAWEKQHEGISCEQFKEWKEANDPEVQAQGVQEHLAQNGIDCPKCKFRYSLARGGCMHFTCTQCKYEFCYGCGKPFMMGAKCTISSYCAKLGLHAHHPRNCLFYLRDKLPIQLQMLLKQNNIPYDEDPIELPNADAEDASTSTPKSARCPIALQKETPTGLVDTVCNGEVPDKHAGLCRTHYVEYLTAKVAKARIDPLPIFDLTDCVQELRRRDIRLPERGPWDTDEIYKGMCSEVIKNNIPLETM